AATGGCAATGATTTGCGAATGCGGATGCACAACAGATGCACCGGCTTTCTTACCGTGATTGTGAAAGATTGAGATGCTACTGATTCCTCGTTGATTCATGATGGCCAAATATCGTTCTCGGTATGCGTCAATCACCTCCGCCAATTCATGCTTCTCCAGAAGCGCAAAAGATCGACGCCCATCGCGCGTTACCACCACTTCGTGTATCCCGCATGCAACCATCGATTTATACGGCCCATCTGACAGATCTTTTTGTTTTTCCATGTCTTCGACTGCGGGAAATTTATTGGAAAAAACACGCGTCGTCCATTCTCCCTTTTCATCTTTGTACATCAAGCAATCCTCCTCTTGCCCACTCTCTTCCGGATGTAAAAAAACATCATGTGCAGAATCATACTGCTGATGCTCGCTTTGATCGGCAAATTCAACCGGTCTTTTTCCGCGCTTATCAGCAATAATTACCCACTCATCGCGCAAAAGATCATGACGCAACTGCGCATCATGCATCAACTCTTTTTTATTTTCGAGAGAAATATTGATCATGTATTTTTGTTTACCTTTCTTCGTCACGCAATTATCACATGACGAAAATATTATGCATTGATATTTTG
This genomic stretch from Parcubacteria group bacterium harbors:
- a CDS encoding DUF4921 family protein, whose translation is MTKKGKQKYMINISLENKKELMHDAQLRHDLLRDEWVIIADKRGKRPVEFADQSEHQQYDSAHDVFLHPEESGQEEDCLMYKDEKGEWTTRVFSNKFPAVEDMEKQKDLSDGPYKSMVACGIHEVVVTRDGRRSFALLEKHELAEVIDAYRERYLAIMNQRGISSISIFHNHGKKAGASVVHPHSQIIAIPVVTPAVMREINACEKYAKAHKEHLFEVIVEYELERGVRIVYTNDKFIVYCPFASSRAFQMRIVPREVQPYFERITAEEELFLADALLQALKALHFGLNDPDFNYYIHTAPCDGRTYEEYSYYIDIMPRTHVYGGFEYATDIEIVPMMPEKAAEFLREVVEQQGEHNS